The following is a genomic window from Saccopteryx bilineata isolate mSacBil1 chromosome 4, mSacBil1_pri_phased_curated, whole genome shotgun sequence.
CCAAAACTGAGTTCCTGATATGACCCCCAAACTTACTCCCCCCCGTCCAGTTTCCCCATCCATATCAGTATTAATTCTAGTTTCTCAGGCCAAAACCCCAAGAGTCATCCTTTCTCTCTAGTCTATTGGCAAATCCTTATGGCTGTACCTTCAAAACATaaccagagcctgaccagacggtggtgcagtggatagaagtgtcagactgggatgcagaggacccaagttcgagaccccgaggtcaccagcttgagtgcagactcatctggtttgagccaaagcttggacccaaggtcgctggctcgagcaaggggttacccggtctgctgaaggcccgcggtcaaggcacatatgagaaagcaatcaatgaacaactaaggtgttgcaacacgcaacaaaaaactaatgactaatgcttctcatctctccattcctgtctgtctgtccctgtctatccctctgactctttctctgtctctgtaaaaaaaaaaccccaaaaaaccccccaaaaaatataACCAGAATCCAAACTCTTCTCCTGTAGTTCCACTGCTACCATCCTTATCTATTAACACCTCTTCTGGATTATAGAAATAGTCTCCTAACTGtactctctgcttctgtgcttgtcTCCCTATAGATTAGTCTTAGCACAGCAGCCAGGATAATGcttttaaaacacaaatcagaccctggccagatagcttggttgattagagcactgtcctaaagcacagaagttgtcagtttgatccccggtcagggcacatacaggaacagatggatattcctgtctctctctcccccctttcctctctctcaaatcatcagtaaatcttaaaataaataaataaacaaaacacaaatcaAGCATCACTTCTTGGTATTTTGGCTAAGGTCAAGAGTAAAACACgaccctggccagtgactcagtggatagagcgtcggcctggggtatggacatcctgggttccattcccagtcagggcacacaagagaagcaaccgtctcctccttcccctccccattctctccctcatcccctcctgcagccagtgactcactggttcaagtgtggccctgggcgctaaggatagctcgTAAGCACGTCAGCTTCATGCGctagaaaagagcctgaccaggcggtggtgcagtggacagagtgttggactgggatgccaaggacccaggttcaagaccccgaggtctccagcttaagcacgaactcatctggtttaaacaaaagctcaccagcttggacccaaggtcgctggcttgagcaaggggttacccggtctgctgaaggcctgtggtcaaggcacatatgagaaagcaatcaatgaacaactaaggtgtcgcaacaaaaaactgatgattgatgcttctcatctctctccattcctgtctgtctgtccctgtctatccctttctctgactctctctctgtctctgtaaaaaagaaaaataaataaataaataaataaatgaaagagctCAGTGCTCaaatattggccccagatggggtagcTGGGTGGATTtcaattggggtgcatgtggctatcccttcctctcacctttaaaaaaaaagtgtaaaatacaACTcagtccctggctgggtagctcaactggtcagagcatcgtccgATGTGCCAGGATtacgggtttgatcccaggttggagcacatgcaaaaatcaaccagtgaatgtataaatgggtggagcagcagatcaatgtttctttccctctcttcttctctaaaatcaacaaataaaaaattttttaaataaaatccaatCTCCATTCACATTCTCTATTCCCCTTTGTTTAAATTCCCCTTTAATACTTACCATAATTTGTTTTACATACAACATACTTTCCTTCATCTATTGCCTATCACCATTAAAATACAGTAAGCCTCACAAGGGCAGGAATTTGTCTCTTGTTTACTGCTGTCATCTGTGACTAGAACAGTGCCTATTAGATAACAtgtactcaataagtatttgctgaagcctgaccagtggtggcacagtggataaagcaccgacctggaatgctgaggttgctggttcgaaaccccaggcttgcccagtcaaggcacgtacaagaagcaactactatgagctgatgcttctcactcccccccctttctctctatcctctctctaaaatcaataaaatctttagaaaaaatctGCTGAAAGGATGAACTTATTAAGAAAAGTCCACCTGAGAACCGCCTAAGATCATTTTGCATATTATTGGGgagcacctttaaaaaaaaagtgtaaaatacaACTcagtccctggctgggtagctcaacacacacacacacacacacacacacacacacacggaagtctgggataaagaaacaaaaattcaagTGCCTTGGCAGAGCATTTAAGGGCCCTTGGTGATGTGGCCCTAAACTGCTTTTCTAGCCTAGCTCTACCCAACCCCATGCAGCTTACAGAACCCTCCAGGCAGGACAGACTTGCCGGCTGCCCTGCTCCCATCTAGTCTTCAAAGCCCAGCTCACACACCATGGGCCCTTGATgtgcctcccttccccacccccacaacAGCCTCCAACCTCATTCATTCCACCCCTACCCTGCCCCCCACGTCAGTCTTCTTCCCAGGACACTTCCTTCAATGTGGCCTGCCACTCCATCCATGAAGGACCAGTCTTCCAGAAGTCCTAGGGAGCAGGAACTGCTTTCAACCCAGTTCTGGACCATCTGCAGCCTTCAACAGATGTCCGCTAACTGACCCACGGTCAGGCCACCTTACCCATGCCCGCCACGAGCAGCAAACATCTCATGGAAAGGGAACTGGCGGTGCAGGTCCTTCTCAATCACATCCAGCCACTTCGGGTCCCCAGGAGCCCGTTCCAGCTCCTGCAGGGGACAGCAGCAATTACCTCAggatgggggggggcagtgaTAATACCCTTCATGCAGTGGCACACGTCCCCACCCACTGGACACACCTCAAACTTGCCCGGGTTCTGCTCCAGGAGCTCCTTGCTGTTGGACAGATACTGCCAGGCCTTGgctctgagggaggaggggatcCCCTTCCGGCAGCGCAGCTTCACCTACGGCAGAGTGGCAGGTGGAGGACAGCTTCCCGGGCTGGCCGGGCCTCTAGGGTTTCCCCAGCAGGCCTCATTCTCTCTGGgactcccttcccacagccacagGCTTGACTCCATTAGACCCGTTCTGGCCTTCTATCTGTAAAGCTATTGTTCCCCACAAGGCCCAAGTACCACCTCCCAATAACACAGTCCAGAGAGAGGGCACTATCATGTTCCTAGACTTCCCCAGAGCAGGAGGCCCACCCCTTGTCCACTGCCCTGCCCACCACTTAGCCTTCTCAAACCTTCTGGAAACGCCGTGACAGCCACTTATCCCAGTTACTGAACATCTCCAGCCACTTGAGCTCCCGCTGCCGAGCCACATCCACGGAAATGGAGCTCTctctgcaggggaggggagggcacagacAGGGTCAGTATTAGTAGTATAGAACCTGGATGGCTAGGGGAACTGAGGCCAACCACCTTCCCAGGCTCAAAAGAGACTGGACAAAAAAAGCATTTTGTGAGCTGCCAAACATCAGCTGTCTGACCACTTGGCCCTCCAAGGCCCCGTTCACCGAAATGAAAACACTTCTTTGCTTTGGAAGGAATCTGCACAGTGATTGTGGTTCTCACGTTGGATCTACTATACAGAAGTGTGTTTAAATCCCACTTCTGATATATAGAAGTTTGGGGAGAGAATACAGAATCTTTAAAACCATACTTTGCATCAGACCTGGATCCACATTCTAGCTTTACCACTTATTCATtgtgtgacctcgggcaagtCACTTTATTCCTCTAAGCCTCAAATAAGATGGGGAGAAAAACAGTATCTACCTGAGAGTAGGTGAAATAATACATAGCAGGGGTGCAGTAGTAATTATCAtccataaaatacaacacagaaCAAAcatgcttctctgtctccttaGAAGCAACTGAGTTTCCTATCAGACCCCTGAGATCCCTTCAGCCATCTGCAATTCCCTCTATCTCCTCTTCCTTGAAATCACCCGACTCCCAGGCAAATGAAGCTTTCCTTACACCGTTTGCCCACTGTTCTGTCCAAGCTTCACATTCAAGATGCCTCATCAGTCTTGAAACAGTTACTTGTAGGAGCCAGTACCAGGAGGTGAGTGGAATGGAAGAGCTTGGGTTTCCAGACAGACCTGAGCTCAAATCCCAGTTCTGTCCCTTAGAAGTAGGGGTGTCCTGGCAAGTGTTAACCTGAGtatcttcctcatctgtaaaaagggatGTCACCACCTACATCACAAAGTTATGAGAAGACTACTGGATACTATAAAAGGGACTGTTAATGGAAGGGCTCATTAAATAGCTTCTTTTGTCCTAGAAGCACCTTAAAAAGAGAAACTCTCTCCCTAATCTCTCCCATAAGTCAGTTAAAAGCCCTACTAAAGGCCAAGAAGGGTATAAACATTTTCCTGTCCTCAAGAAGGTCACAAGCTACCAAGGGAAATATATAATGCAACGATAAAGAGTGCACAGAAGAGGCACTTAATTGGAGTAGGGGAAGTGGgtatcagggaaggcttcctggaggaggggacatCTGAGGTAAGCCACAAAAGACTGGGTAGAACTTggcaggaaaagaaggaggagaaaagcatCCCTGGCCTGAGTTTGACTCAGTTCAGGACCACAGCACAAAGGGCACTGTGAAAAGTGGTGGGAGAGAAGACCAGAGAGGCTGGCAGAGCCCGataataagatttctttctttttttttttttttttttgtatttttctatagctggaaatagggagagacagtcagacagactccctgcatgcgctggaccgggatacacctggctcggctgcgggaggggaagaaagagacagagaggaaagagggggaggggtggagaagcaaatgggcgcttctcctatgtgccctggccgggaatcgaacccgggtcccccgcacgccaggccgacgctctaccgctgagccaaccagccagggcggagaGCCCGATAATAAGGAGCCTATGTGCAGACTAAAACACTTGGACTTCATCCCGTGGCCAGTGGGGAATCCCTAACAATTCTTAAGGTACATGTGGCCCAGTCACCTTGCCTCAGTAGGTTCCTCCAGCAGAGAAGATGGATTTCAGAGGGACAAAACTACAAAGCAGAGAAACAGCAACTAGCAGCATGCCTGGCATACCACTGGGCTCACTAAAATCCAATTCAATCCAAGCTCTTTAGGGCAGCATGGTATTGATAAGAGAACTATTGGTAACACAGACCCAGATTGAGTGGGACAATTCACTCAActgcttcttcatctgtaaacttGGTACAATAGTGCATCCCTCATGCATTGGGAAAGCAAACTTCAATTGCCTTCCTCACAGGATTAGAATGCTGGTGCTcaaaggttttctgatttttctgttgGATTATAAACCCTGCCTAGAATACTCTCACAGGGCTTTCTCCAACACCGGGCAGGTCCTCCACCAACCCCAAAATGCCAAGCCTGACTAAATCCTACTCATTCTTCAAGATTCAGATCAGCTTCAGCCAGACTCCCACACTGGGCAAAAGATCCCTTCCCCAGGTCCTCACGAAATCCTGTGATATCTCTCACTAACCCTGACACACACTGAAAACAAGTGTTTAAATACACTTCTCTCTCTGGATGATGAGCATCTTGAAAAGACTATTTTACTCCTGACATCCTGCGCAGGGCCTGCCACCTGGCTGCTCAGGTGATACTGAACTGACCTCAGTTAAGAGGGGTACAGGAACAACGGACAGGCtccaggagagaaaaggaagaagtccGAGGTGAACATACCCCCACCTCAGGAGTGACTCAGGCCCCAGGAGGGAACTAGGAAAGAGTAAGCTGGGCTGGAGAGATGAGGAAATGGGGAAGAGACCTTCCCACCCTGTTCCCTTCAGTGAACACATAGGACTGCCCTTCTCTGCCTCGTGGAGGAGCCCTGCCTTAGGGTCTCCTCTCCATCAACCAGACCTCGGGCTACAAGGAGGTGGGATGCCGTTTCACTCCCAGGCTCTTCTCCGCTGGAACTAGAGAGCTTGACCGGCCAACCTTCCAGGCTATCTGGCCCAGAGctggaatttcttttctttttttatttatttggggggggggggggattcataTCGTGGATGACCTTAGGTTATCACCTCATTCAACCTTTCAATTCatagaggaaactgagtcacggAAATGGCCTAGACACTAGCTCAAAGGCACACAACACaccaaataaacacaaaacataGGCTCAAACGGAGAACTCCTGACACCTGCTCTGAAACTCACAGACATGTGAGTCCGCAGAAACTTCAGGATGCTCTAGGACATGATAGGAATTGCCAAGTATCCCATTCTGGCTAATCGGCCCTGGTTCCTCAGAGGAAACGGGGCTGCCAGAGTCTGGGCAAggtgcttctttccccctccccaaacCTGGGCTCTCCTGAAGCAGTCCACTGCGTGCCCACTGGTACTCACAGGCTGCCCGAATACTGGCTGCCCCCAAGGAAGCCATACTTGTCCGTCTTCCGCAGGGCCAGCCCGTTTATCTCCGAGTCTGAGCCCATGGAGCTCACATCATCCGCCAAGGACTCCAAGGTCCCAGACATGAGGCTCACGGAGTCCAGGTAGCTCAGAGTGTCCGGGGCCTGCCCTCGAGGCCCAGAGATGCCAGGTCCCAGGCTGGACGTGGAGCCCAGGTCCTGAGCGTTTTCCGTAGGTTCTGGAGCGGGGGTCACCGTCACAACAGCTACCAGGGCCTCACTCGTCCCCGAAGGGGCTGTGCCAGACCCTGAGGGGTCCTCTGAAACCTGTCCTGTTGATGCTGGTGCTGCAGCTGCAGGTCCACTTGTCACCTGTCCTGCTGTCACTGCTGCGATCCGTGCGGTCACTCCTGCGGCCACTGTAGTTGCCGGCTTGGGGGCAAGCGGGGGTTTGGCAGTCAAGGGTCCAGGAGCCGTTCTGGAAGGGGTGCTAGTAGAGGTCCCGGTCTTGGTACCTGGTCCAGAGGCGAGCGGGGTTCTAGTCTCCTCCGTCTGCGGGGAGTCTGCCCCTCGGGCCAGAGCCATCGACGTCTCATCTCCTACCGCGGCCGCGGGTCCCAGGGGCTCCGGGCCGGGGGAAGCCTGCGCTTCGGGTGCGGCCTCCAGAGTTAGCACCACCACCGTGCTGCCCGTGACGGCCGGGCCGGGGGCCGGCGCCGGGGTCTGGGTCGGCCCCGGTACCAGGGCGGGCCGCGCCTCTCCGGGGGCCACCAGGGTGACCGGGGCTGAAGTGGCCATGGTCACTGGCGGCCCCGGAGCCACCACCACGAAGGTCCCGGCCCGGGAGCCGCGGGGCGGCGGCGAGGGGGCCGCGGGGGCGCCATGACGGCGCGGCGGGGCCACAAGCGGCGCCGGGCCCGTCTCCATGGCCGCGGGCCGCCCCTCACATCCCCCTCGCCGGGACGGCCGCAGAAGGCACCGCCCCTCAGGCCGCTCCGCGCCGCCCGCCGAGGCAGGGGAGAAGATGAAGGGCGCGGCCCGGCGCGCTCCAGGGGCGGAGGCGGAGTGCGGGCGGCCGCCAGGCCCGCGCAGGCGGTGTTGAGTTCCGGAGGCGCCCGGCGCCCGGGTCTCGCTGGTGCCCTCTCACCCCTAGCGCTCAGTCTCGGCCGCCCCCTCCCTCCTGCTTCAGGCAAGCAGCCGACCTCGCGCCTGCGCACACGTCCGGGTGCCGGCTAAGCGGCCAGCGTTTTGGCGTTTCACGCCTGCGCGCCAGCCGTCTCATCGCGCTTCTTTTTTGCTCCCGCCTTGTTAGAAAGTTTGGACGAATAATAGGAGAGAGGGAACTGGGTTTCTGCCAATCGTTGGAAGCGTGGGTGAGGCTGGAGGTGGGAAGAGGAAATGGAGAAACCGTATAAGACCAATGAGAGGGCGAGTGAAGGCAAAAGGAGGCGGAACGAAGGAAGTAACTAATAGAAAAGTAGAAAGCTGAACCTCTGGCCAATAAAAATGGCGGAAGAGTGAACGACCGCGAAAGGAGGCGGTACTGTGCAAAAAGAGGCGGGCCTGGCTAATAGGAACGGTGAAAAAGCAGCCAATGTAAAGGGGAATAGGAGAAGGATAAAATGACAGATAGTGACGTCCAGTTGGGCGGTGACAGACAGCATCCGCAGTCAATAGGAAGAACTGAGGAATTCTTTAGGTCTCCCAAGAAGGTCAGAAGGAATGACAGCTGGGGGCCGAGGAAGTCGGGCCAAATTTATGATTAATTTGACTCATCAGCCAATGAGCGCATTCTCTCACTTTAGCAACAAGGGGGGAAATAGCTGTCTCAGCCAATGGCAGTACCCAAAGGGGAGGGGTGCTGCCAGCAGGCGGTGCCAGCCCAGGGATATCTGTGACAACCGGCGACTAGCGCAGGAGGGAGGTGACAGTTGGGGACAGCGCGGAGAAGAGATGGGGGCCGGGGCATTAGTGAAGCTCTTAACCAATAAGAGTGTCGTGCTGCCCTGCCTGAGTCCTTTCTGGGCCCCCATTCTTCATCCAGCTACCGATCCCCCAACTCCGGCGGTCTGTGAGACCCTGAGCTCTAACACAGATTCAGTGCCTGATCCAGGATTCTCTATCTTCACTCTGTCTCTGATTCTCATCCCCGCCGGCAACCAATCCAAACACTTCAAGCCCAGACGACTATAACCAGACCCCAAATCTTCTAAGTGACTCATCTCTCTAAATCCGCCATTTCCTGCAGGAATCTCAAGCCCCAACTCCCTTTATGTGAGCTCCTTCCCAGAATCCAGGctccaattcctcacacctcatTCTTTGAGTGGGCCCCAGGAATTCCCAATACCATGAAATCCCAtatctctgttcttctttttGGAATCCAAGACCCTTCAATCAACTCCTATTCCCTCATTGCCAcacttttctgtgcttttttatttatttatttttattttgtggcttTCATTTTCTGCTAAGAAACCAGGCCCTGATCTTATGAGCGCCCCAGCCTATCCTAGACCACAAACCTAAAGTCCTGACTTTCTGAGCACTGgtgagattaaaataatttacaaccagttctctgctctaatgaccgttttaaatatataaaaaagatatacctggagatgttttctctaaacatatgtaccctaatttatcaatgtcacccccatttaaataaataaataaataaaacaaaagaatgatataccaaaaggtagtttattatttcatgcatttaatacttaaataagaactataaaagtacacaaaactgttaaaagagctttaaaatattaatgaaaaaatattaaataatacctgaaaaaaacaataaaactgttaagatactTCCATATTGCCTCTTGATTGGCGCCCTCACTAGCAATTTTTTCACtcatggacggaatgaacatgactacaggtgcttagaatatgctgtttcacagatgaatgttaaaaaagagtaaagaatgtaattttgtgatttccacattgggcagctgcccaggcacccaccttagaaccTGGATTATAAGTGCCAtcttaacaaccggttcaccaaactcaacaaagaGTTCGGTATCGGTTCTGCAGAACCGGTGCAAACCGGCTGGATCTCACCACTGTTTCtgagccccttctctctctgaccctcattACCCCTAGCCCCAGGGTTAGAAGGTCAAATTTCCATGTAGAGTCCCCATCTTGAAATTTCAGACGGAACTCCCCAGCTCCTTCTCGGTTTCTGCATTCTCTGGAGCTCCATGGAGCTCGCTTCAACAATACAGACACTGACATGGAAACTCCTCAGAACCAGACCCTGGGAACTCCCATTCGCTGACTGAGATATCACTCCTGATCATCTTCTCAACTTCCCCACTTTCCAGTTGATCCAATGCTCCTGAACACTCCCCCCATTTCTGTCATTAGAGTTCTCCTCCCCTCGCAGAACTCAGTAATAAATGGCCTCCTCCCTGGACCTGGACCCCCATAGTAACCGTATAAGGTGAGGCAGCTGTCAAATGAGGAAGGGAGGGGTCAGTTAAGGAGGCCAAAGGCAGCTGCTAACTGATAACAGGTGGCTGGGCCCCAGCgcccagaaaagaaaatgtcttagAGGCACTGGCAtgaggctggaggaggaggggaggaggcaccTTGCTTAGAACACTGGGTCCTagaggggcaggaagagagcACTTCAGTCACACAGCCAGCCACGCTGCTTCTTgcccagaaaggagagagaagccactgACCAAGAGAAGGTGACCAGCTAGTTTCCATCCTGGACTCCCTTCCTCTGCGTTCTAATTTTCAAACCAGTATCCAACTCACCAGTATCTAGACTCACACTAGACCATGTCCTTCTCCTGTTTTAAACCTTTACAGGGCCCCCAAGGTCTCAGCTCCCAGCCTGGCATGGAAGGCCCTCCAGTGTTAGAAGGTTCCAGCCTCTTGCGTCCTTTGCTCATACTCCATCACAATGCTGGCAACCTAACCCTTCGGATCTTTCGCTTCTCCAGGCTTTGTCCATCCATGCCCTCTGCTTAGCACACACCCGCTCCTCCACATTCACCTCGCTCTCTCCCATTGGTCTTTGTAACGTGATCTTGATGCTCCTAGACAGGGCTGCTGTGCCCTCTACTTCCAtgtcattttctgtatttatcCTGTCTCCAGGACTGGACTGCAAGTTCTACCACGGCAGGGCCTAagtaataatcattattttatttcactaaacCATTTCCAAGTAATGTTCACATCCACAAGTTCTGAGGGATGAGAATTacatcccattttatagaagggAAAACCAAGACCCAGGGAGTTGAAGCACAAAGCCCTAGGCTGTCTAGTCTCTTCTTACCTATTGATTCCATGCTGtgcatcttttttatatttatttttattgatttttag
Proteins encoded in this region:
- the TBC1D10B gene encoding TBC1 domain family member 10B, with protein sequence METGPAPLVAPPRRHGAPAAPSPPPRGSRAGTFVVVAPGPPVTMATSAPVTLVAPGEARPALVPGPTQTPAPAPGPAVTGSTVVVLTLEAAPEAQASPGPEPLGPAAAVGDETSMALARGADSPQTEETRTPLASGPGTKTGTSTSTPSRTAPGPLTAKPPLAPKPATTVAAGVTARIAAVTAGQVTSGPAAAAPASTGQVSEDPSGSGTAPSGTSEALVAVVTVTPAPEPTENAQDLGSTSSLGPGISGPRGQAPDTLSYLDSVSLMSGTLESLADDVSSMGSDSEINGLALRKTDKYGFLGGSQYSGSLESSISVDVARQRELKWLEMFSNWDKWLSRRFQKVKLRCRKGIPSSLRAKAWQYLSNSKELLEQNPGKFEELERAPGDPKWLDVIEKDLHRQFPFHEMFAARGGHGQQDLYRILKAYTIYRPDEGYCQAQAPVAAVLLMHMPAEQAFWCLVQICDKYLPGYYSAGLEAIQLDGEIFFALLRRASPLAHRHLRRQRIDPVLYMTEWFMCIFARTLPWASVLRVWDMFFCEGVKIIFRVALVLLRHTLGSVEKLRACQGMYETMEQLRNLPQQCMQEDFLVHEVTNLPVTEALIERENTAQLKKWRETRGELQYRPSRRLHGSRAVHEERRRQQPPLGPSSSLLSLPGLKSRGSLAAGGAPSPPPPAHRAGAGPAPGPVVTAEGLHPTLPSPTGNSTPLGPSKETRRQEKERQKQEKEREKERQKQEKERERREKEQQRREKEQQKQQKEQQRQEKKAQGRKLSLRRKADGPPAPQDGGDRSSASEARQDAYF